One Gossypium hirsutum isolate 1008001.06 chromosome A11, Gossypium_hirsutum_v2.1, whole genome shotgun sequence genomic window carries:
- the LOC107924584 gene encoding F-box protein At5g39250 has product MSLEEVLKVVFPFLDGVDLAACMVVCKQWRHIAKDDYFWKCVCAKRWPSICKRPNPPTVTYYKLYQTFYKRKHQRTLLPPRLSFDDLEFFIDIWTEDKLIFSEVVPGPVLQRGIKIPPAGICDMLKFHLQGPEYKMILPVDPRFTIPWSQTVSVSVLVGRKDSNKVACIINKSMFDYIDRTASRALAFDYLVFSPYYPFISGIRAWISLLFMEDRSDGVIDVFGIEMDFCDAANSQEEVLWLLDMLDWK; this is encoded by the coding sequence ATGTCATTAGAAGAAGTTTTGAaggttgtttttccttttttagaTGGTGTAGACCTTGCAGCTTGTATGGTGGTCTGTAAGCAATGGAGACACATAGCTAAAGATGATTACTTTTGGAAATGTGTATGTGCAAAGAGATGGCCCTCCATTTGCAAACGACCCAATCCTCCTACTGTAACCTACTATAAACTATATCAAACGTTTTACAAACGGAAGCATCAGCGAACGCTCCTCCCTCCAAGACTTTCCTTTGATGATTTGGAATTCTTCATTGACATTTGGACTGAAGATAAATTGATTTTCTCCGAAGTTGTCCCCGGTCCTGTCCTCCAAAGAGGAATCAAGATCCCACCTGCTGGAATCTGCGACATGCTTAAGTTTCATCTTCAAGGCCCCGAGTACAAGATGATCTTACCTGTTGACCCGAGGTTCACCATTCCTTGGAGCCAGACTGTGAGTGTTTCAGTGCTTGTGGGGCGGAAGGACTCAAACAAGGTTGCTTGCATAATAAATaaatcgatgtttgattacatagATCGTACAGCTTCCAGGGCTCTAGCTTTCGACTACCTTGTCTTCTCTCCCTATTATCCCTTTATATCAGGAATCCGGGCATGGATCTCCTTGCTTTTCATGGAAGACAGAAGCGATGGTGTCATTGATGTTTTTGGCATTGAGATGGACTTTTGTGATGCCGCCAATTCCCAAGAAGAGGTATTGTGGCTGTTAGACATGCTTGATTGGAAATGA
- the LOC121203023 gene encoding UDP-glycosyltransferase 83A1 isoform X3, producing MGKPYVLVIPYPTQGHVIPLVELSQNLAKQGIKISFVNTVFNHKRVLDAFGEKVDENGLLHLLSVPDGLEDGEDRNQLGKLTERLCQVMPTQLKELIHKVNGSDDDKISCVLADINIGLALDVAAELGIPTVGLWPGAVFQLAMLLSIPKFIDDGLIDEIGNLDDNRRAIEKGPK from the coding sequence ATGGGCAAACCATACGTTTTGGTAATCCCTTATCCAACACAAGGCCATGTTATTCCTCTCGTGGAACTCTCCCAAAACTTAGCCAAACAAGGCATCAAAATCAGCTTTGTTAACACAGTGTTTAATCACAAGAGGGTCCTAGATGCATTCGGCGAGAAGGTGGATGAAAATGGCTTACTTCATCTACTTTCAGTCCCCGATGGACTGGAAGATGGGGAAGATAGGAATCAGTTAGGGAAGTTAACTGAAAGATTATGCCAGGTTATGCCTACTCAACTCAAGGAGCTCATTCATAAGGTTAATGGATCAGATGATGATAAGATTTCATGTGTTTTAGCTGATATTAACATTGGGTTGGCTCTTGATGTTGCGGCGGAGTTGGGGATTCCTACGGTGGGCTTGTGGCCGGGTGCAGTGTTTCAACTGGCGATGTTGCTTAGTATCCCCAAATTTATTGATGATGGACTGATAGATGAAATTG
- the LOC121203023 gene encoding UDP-glycosyltransferase 83A1 isoform X4 produces MGKPYVLVIPYPTQGHVIPLVELSQNLAKQGIKISFVNTVFNHKRVLDAFGEKVDENGLLHLLSVPDGLEDGEDRNQLGKLTERLCQVMPTQLKELIHKVNGSDDDKISCVLADINIGLALDVAAELGIPTVGLWPGAVFQLAMLLSIPKFIDDGLIDEIVEADQSRFIVWRYP; encoded by the exons ATGGGCAAACCATACGTTTTGGTAATCCCTTATCCAACACAAGGCCATGTTATTCCTCTCGTGGAACTCTCCCAAAACTTAGCCAAACAAGGCATCAAAATCAGCTTTGTTAACACAGTGTTTAATCACAAGAGGGTCCTAGATGCATTCGGCGAGAAGGTGGATGAAAATGGCTTACTTCATCTACTTTCAGTCCCCGATGGACTGGAAGATGGGGAAGATAGGAATCAGTTAGGGAAGTTAACTGAAAGATTATGCCAGGTTATGCCTACTCAACTCAAGGAGCTCATTCATAAGGTTAATGGATCAGATGATGATAAGATTTCATGTGTTTTAGCTGATATTAACATTGGGTTGGCTCTTGATGTTGCGGCGGAGTTGGGGATTCCTACGGTGGGCTTGTGGCCGGGTGCAGTGTTTCAACTGGCGATGTTGCTTAGTATCCCCAAATTTATTGATGATGGACTGATAGATGAAATTG TCGAAGCAGATCAGAGTCGGTTTATCGTTTGGCGTTACCCTTGA
- the LOC121203023 gene encoding UDP-glycosyltransferase 83A1 isoform X1 yields the protein MGKPYVLVIPYPTQGHVIPLVELSQNLAKQGIKISFVNTVFNHKRVLDAFGEKVDENGLLHLLSVPDGLEDGEDRNQLGKLTERLCQVMPTQLKELIHKVNGSDDDKISCVLADINIGLALDVAAELGIPTVGLWPGAVFQLAMLLSIPKFIDDGLIDEIDVGEVEVVDSMGEWEWHWWQTTWENGSGTGGRQHGRMGRGKWQTAWENGKRQVGV from the exons ATGGGCAAACCATACGTTTTGGTAATCCCTTATCCAACACAAGGCCATGTTATTCCTCTCGTGGAACTCTCCCAAAACTTAGCCAAACAAGGCATCAAAATCAGCTTTGTTAACACAGTGTTTAATCACAAGAGGGTCCTAGATGCATTCGGCGAGAAGGTGGATGAAAATGGCTTACTTCATCTACTTTCAGTCCCCGATGGACTGGAAGATGGGGAAGATAGGAATCAGTTAGGGAAGTTAACTGAAAGATTATGCCAGGTTATGCCTACTCAACTCAAGGAGCTCATTCATAAGGTTAATGGATCAGATGATGATAAGATTTCATGTGTTTTAGCTGATATTAACATTGGGTTGGCTCTTGATGTTGCGGCGGAGTTGGGGATTCCTACGGTGGGCTTGTGGCCGGGTGCAGTGTTTCAACTGGCGATGTTGCTTAGTATCCCCAAATTTATTGATGATGGACTGATAGATGAAATTG ATGTTGGAGAGGTGGAGGTGGTAGACAGCATGGGAGAGTGGGAGTGGCACTGGTGGCAGACAACATGGGAGAATGGGAGTGGTACTGGTGGCAGACAGCATGGAAGAATGGGAAGAGGCAAGTGGCAGACAGCATGGGAGAATGGGAAGAGGCAAGTGGGAGTCTAG
- the LOC107923549 gene encoding metalloendoproteinase 1-MMP-like translates to MAATISNQLFGAFLMFLVLQPFVAKSRPVKFDHGHNNVKQSPGCGITHGKSDGVFHLVENYSFFNGDPKWENFPVTYGFRSGFSLPAGLDSQEVEDAIDAAVLEWQTTVPKFAFQKVEPGDGADINIAFAELSGTKYGFAYAPPNGSLFLDIDTNWSTSSNPGTLQLDLQSGAMHEIGHTLGLGS, encoded by the coding sequence ATGGCAGCTACAATTTCCAATCAGCTATTTGGAGCATTTCTTATGTTCCTTGTGTTGCAACCTTTTGTGGCTAAGTCTAGACCCGTAAAATTTGACCATGGGCATAATAATGTGAAGCAATCCCCTGGTTGTGGTATAACACATGGCAAAAGTGATGGCGTGTTTCACTTGGTTGAAAACTATTCCTTTTTCAATGGGGATCCTAAATGGGAAAACTTCCCGGTGACCTATGGTTTCCGATCTGGTTTTTCCCTGCCGGCGGGTTTGGATAGTCAAGAGGTGGAAGATGCCATCGATGCGGCGGTCCTAGAATGGCAAACTACCGTTcctaaatttgcatttcaaaaggTAGAACCAGGCGACGGAGCTGATATTAATATTGCGTTTGCTGAACTTAGCGGCACAAAATATGGTTTTGCCTATGCACCACCTAATGGATCGCTTTTCCTTGACATAGACACCAACTGGAGCACAAGTTCTAATCCTGGAACGCTCCAACTAGACCTGCAATCTGGAGCCATGCATGAAATAGGACATACCCTGGGCCTTGGGTCATAG
- the LOC121203023 gene encoding UDP-glycosyltransferase 83A1 isoform X2: MGKPYVLVIPYPTQGHVIPLVELSQNLAKQGIKISFVNTVFNHKRVLDAFGEKVDENGLLHLLSVPDGLEDGEDRNQLGKLTERLCQVMPTQLKELIHKVNGSDDDKISCVLADINIGLALDVAAELGIPTVGLWPGAVFQLAMLLSIPKFIDDGLIDEIVTGNLDDNRRAIEKGPK; the protein is encoded by the coding sequence ATGGGCAAACCATACGTTTTGGTAATCCCTTATCCAACACAAGGCCATGTTATTCCTCTCGTGGAACTCTCCCAAAACTTAGCCAAACAAGGCATCAAAATCAGCTTTGTTAACACAGTGTTTAATCACAAGAGGGTCCTAGATGCATTCGGCGAGAAGGTGGATGAAAATGGCTTACTTCATCTACTTTCAGTCCCCGATGGACTGGAAGATGGGGAAGATAGGAATCAGTTAGGGAAGTTAACTGAAAGATTATGCCAGGTTATGCCTACTCAACTCAAGGAGCTCATTCATAAGGTTAATGGATCAGATGATGATAAGATTTCATGTGTTTTAGCTGATATTAACATTGGGTTGGCTCTTGATGTTGCGGCGGAGTTGGGGATTCCTACGGTGGGCTTGTGGCCGGGTGCAGTGTTTCAACTGGCGATGTTGCTTAGTATCCCCAAATTTATTGATGATGGACTGATAGATGAAATTG